One Pleurocapsa sp. PCC 7327 DNA segment encodes these proteins:
- a CDS encoding response regulator transcription factor: protein MRILVVEDDVRLAEMLTEALTDFQYVVDLAQDGETAWDWVRGQEYDLILLDLTLPKLDGVSFCQRLRQQRVALPILMLTARDTIADKITGLDAGADDYMVKPFDLQELMARIRALLRRGKLTTTSGLSWGSLYLNSGTFEVTYENIPLSLTPKEFAILELLIANGRRVMSRAGIIEQVWSLGELPTEEAVKSHIKSLRNKLKTAGAPEDLIETVHGLGYRLKQF, encoded by the coding sequence ATGCGTATTTTAGTCGTTGAAGATGATGTCCGGCTAGCAGAAATGCTGACAGAAGCGCTCACAGACTTTCAATACGTGGTCGATCTTGCCCAAGACGGGGAAACTGCATGGGATTGGGTTAGGGGACAAGAATACGATCTGATCTTGCTGGATTTAACTCTGCCCAAGCTAGATGGAGTCAGTTTTTGTCAGCGACTGCGCCAACAACGCGTTGCTCTTCCGATTTTAATGTTAACTGCCCGCGATACCATTGCCGACAAAATTACGGGTTTGGATGCGGGGGCAGATGACTACATGGTCAAACCCTTTGACTTGCAAGAGTTAATGGCACGAATTCGTGCCCTGCTGCGCCGAGGAAAACTGACCACTACGTCGGGACTATCTTGGGGAAGCTTATACCTAAATTCGGGAACCTTTGAAGTTACTTATGAGAACATCCCACTATCTTTGACTCCAAAAGAGTTTGCTATCTTAGAGCTACTCATTGCCAACGGTCGGCGAGTTATGAGTCGAGCAGGTATCATCGAGCAGGTTTGGTCGCTGGGAGAACTGCCGACAGAAGAAGCTGTCAAGTCTCATATTAAAAGTCTACGCAATAAACTCAAAACCGCAGGCGCACCAGAAGATTTGATCGAGACAGTTCACGGACTGGGATACCGCCTCAAGCAGTTTTAG
- a CDS encoding ATP-binding protein, which produces MKKSLEGKWIAGGLSLALLLMGFVSLVSYQNATRLIASANQMKQTHQVLKTLTDVVATLTNAEAGRRGYILFEDEEELERYNLAIQGIDSKITQLQQLLDNDPNQQRRLAKLNALIEQRLAFFQQLTDLYENKKSRAAQDSLIAQTKQNQREILQIVAQIQTEEEQLLQIQVSQTQSGFHSRMSIEILGTILTFVVLLAVYALLYQQMVKRQQAEIRQRILAQEKELSELKLNFFSMVSHEFRTPLSLILGSAQLLLASNQQGLDPKERKNLDRIQSSARVMTKLLADLLTLTRAEAGKLECKPYLLELQSFCLNLVEDMQVFDESSHSIEVIGQGALTHAYLDEKLLYSILSNLLSKAIKYSPSGGKIRFVLRDEPGAVVFQIQDEGIGIPSEDLKALYEPFHRSKNVKDIAGTGLGLAVVKKCLELHQGEIFVESQEGVGTTFTVKIPQESACP; this is translated from the coding sequence ATAAAAAAGTCGCTTGAAGGCAAGTGGATCGCGGGCGGGTTAAGTCTGGCATTGCTGTTGATGGGTTTTGTCAGCTTGGTTTCTTACCAAAATGCCACTCGCTTAATTGCCAGTGCTAACCAAATGAAACAGACTCATCAAGTCCTGAAAACCCTGACAGATGTCGTCGCTACCCTGACTAATGCAGAAGCCGGACGGCGGGGCTATATTTTGTTTGAGGACGAGGAAGAGTTAGAGCGCTATAATCTCGCTATTCAAGGCATTGATTCTAAAATTACTCAACTTCAGCAATTGCTCGACAACGATCCCAACCAACAGAGGCGACTAGCAAAGCTGAACGCATTAATTGAGCAAAGGTTAGCTTTTTTCCAGCAGCTTACTGACCTATACGAGAACAAGAAATCGCGAGCAGCTCAAGACTCACTAATTGCCCAAACCAAGCAAAATCAGCGTGAAATTCTTCAAATCGTCGCCCAAATCCAAACTGAAGAAGAACAATTACTTCAGATACAGGTTAGTCAAACTCAGTCCGGCTTTCATAGCAGAATGTCGATCGAGATTCTGGGAACTATTCTAACGTTTGTCGTACTTTTAGCCGTGTATGCGCTGCTTTACCAGCAAATGGTAAAGCGTCAGCAGGCAGAGATACGACAACGAATTCTGGCTCAAGAAAAAGAACTGAGCGAACTGAAGCTCAATTTCTTTTCTATGGTCTCCCATGAATTTCGCACGCCCTTGAGCTTGATTCTCGGTTCGGCGCAACTGCTACTAGCAAGTAATCAACAAGGGCTAGATCCCAAAGAGCGCAAAAATCTCGATCGCATTCAGTCTTCAGCTAGGGTAATGACGAAGTTGCTTGCCGATCTGTTGACCCTAACTAGGGCTGAAGCGGGAAAGTTGGAGTGCAAGCCATATTTACTCGAACTTCAATCCTTCTGCCTCAATCTAGTGGAGGATATGCAGGTTTTTGATGAGTCTTCTCACTCAATTGAGGTGATCGGTCAAGGAGCGCTTACCCACGCCTATCTGGATGAAAAGTTGCTCTACTCGATTCTGAGCAATTTGCTTTCCAAAGCCATCAAGTATTCACCTAGCGGTGGTAAAATCCGCTTTGTGCTGAGGGACGAACCAGGTGCAGTAGTTTTTCAGATCCAAGATGAAGGAATAGGAATTCCCTCAGAAGACCTGAAAGCTCTTTATGAGCCATTCCATCGCAGCAAAAATGTTAAAGATATCGCTGGTACTGGATTGGGATTGGCAGTGGTAAAAAAGTGTCTGGAACTTCATCAAGGAGAGATTTTTGTAGAAAGTCAAGAGGGAGTTGGAACGACGTTTACTGTTAAGATTCCACAGGAGTCTGCTTGTCCGTAA